Part of the candidate division WOR-3 bacterium genome, CGCACGTCACTCGGGCCGCACCGCGATGAACACTTCGTACGTCTCTCCGCCGACAGGCGGCTCGACATGCTCCCGAATCGTGGCCGTGAAGCCCCGGGCCTGAAGCAGGCGCAGCCACGTGGCGCGCGGGAAGAGCCCGGTCACGTGCCGGTCGTACTCCACCTTGACCCCGTCTTTGTCCCGCAGGATGTAGGCGAAGTCCGTGGTCACCAGGGTATCTCCCGGGTCGGGGTCGTAGGCCCACTCAAGGTAGCGCAGGCTGCGCAACATGCGGTCGTGCCCGCCGTGAGACGTGCTCGGCTTGAATGTCTCGGTCACATGGTCGGGACAGAAGAGCGCTGCTCCGCCCGGTTTGAGGTGAACCCACGCTGTCTCCATCGCCCGGGCCAGGTCCGCTTCCGTTAGCATGTATCCTACGGCATCGTGGATGAACACGGCGTCGAACCGGCGGCCCAGCCTGACCTCACGCATGTCGCCGTGGACGTGCTCGCACTCAGGGTTCAACGACCGGCTCACGCGCAACATTCCCGGCGAGAGGTCCACCAGCGTCAGTTCGCAGTGTGTCTTCAGATGGGACGCGTTGTTGCCGCCGCCCGAGCCGAGCTCGAGCATTGTCTTCACCGGAATCAGGCTTGCTTCGTTGATGCACTGCCAATAGAACGCCGCCTCGCTCGCGTAGTCGTCCGGGCTGGAGAGCAGCGGCCACCACGCGGCCATGTCGTCGTAGAGACGGGGCAGTGGACCCACGTCGGGTGCTACCTGTTGATCACGACCTTGGTGACGGCGGACGCTTCACGCGCAACGCCTGACGCCGCATGCACGAAGTAGACGCCGGGAGCGAGGCGGGAGACGTCGTTCGGGCCGGGCTTCAGGTCGAGCACCTTCCGACCATCGGAAGTGATGAGCGATGAGTGATGAGCCATGAGCGAGGCAGGTAGACGCAGCACGCCGCGGAC contains:
- a CDS encoding class I SAM-dependent methyltransferase; amino-acid sequence: MGPLPRLYDDMAAWWPLLSSPDDYASEAAFYWQCINEASLIPVKTMLELGSGGGNNASHLKTHCELTLVDLSPGMLRVSRSLNPECEHVHGDMREVRLGRRFDAVFIHDAVGYMLTEADLARAMETAWVHLKPGGAALFCPDHVTETFKPSTSHGGHDRMLRSLRYLEWAYDPDPGDTLVTTDFAYILRDKDGVKVEYDRHVTGLFPRATWLRLLQARGFTATIREHVEPPVGGETYEVFIAVRPE